A portion of the Pseudopipra pipra isolate bDixPip1 chromosome 1, bDixPip1.hap1, whole genome shotgun sequence genome contains these proteins:
- the ACBD7 gene encoding acyl-CoA-binding domain-containing protein 7, which translates to MTLQADFDGAAEDVKKLKTRPTDEELKELYGFYKQATVGDINIECPGMLDLKGKAKWEAWNLKKGLSKEDAMNAYISKAKAMVEKYGI; encoded by the exons GCTGACTTTGATGGTGCTGCAGaagatgtaaaaaaattaaaaacaagaccAACTGATGAAGAACTGAAGGAACTATATGGATTCTACAAACAGGCTACCGTTGGAGATATTAATATTG AATGTCCAGGAATGCTAGATTTGAAAGGCAAAGCCAAATGGGAGGCATGGAACCTGAAAAAAG GTTTATCAAAGGAGGATGCCATGAATGCCTATATctctaaagcaaaagcaatggTAGAAAAATATGGGATCTAG
- the OLAH gene encoding S-acyl fatty acid synthase thioesterase, medium chain isoform X5: MNPSEELCLLQHWFHYPSATFKFLGMEKLMVCVHKRQNALCRLICFPWAGGGTSLLAQWGKQLSNSIEVFCVRYPGRETRLNEPFAKDMTSMVNEVTSVLLKDLQEKPFAFFGHSFGAYLSFAVALHLKEKYGLEPVHLFVSGAHAPNSEAILPFKSISVSDAKDEDVIEYLQTVGGTPSALLHNEDVRKNLLLTFKEDFRVLQTFSFEKAEMDIPFSCDITCFNGGDDKPYDLQGWQELTSGDTSFYELPGGHFYLLEPSNEIFLTKHITRCIENAGL; this comes from the exons tttttagGAATGGAGAAACTGATGGTTTGTGTGCACAAAAGGCAAAATGCTCTCTGTAGGCTGATTTGCTTTCCGTGGGCTGGAGGTGGAACTTCTCTTCTTGCTCAGTGGGGCAAACAGTTAAGCAACTCAATTGAAG TGTTCTGTGTAAGGTATCCTGGAAGAGAAACTCGTCTTAATGAGCCTTTTGCAAAAGACATGACAAGCATGGTTAATGAAGTTACAAGTGTTTTGTTAAAAGACCTTCAAGAAAAaccatttgctttttttggtcacag TTTTGGAGCTTACCTGAGTTTTGCAGTGGCActacatttgaaagaaaagtatGGACTAGAGCCGGTCCATCTTTTCGTGTCAGGGGCACATGCCCCAAAT TCTGAAGCAATTCTTCCattcaaaagcatttctgtATCTGATGCAAAAGATGAAGACGTTATTGAATATCTACAAACTGTAGGAGGAACTCCTTCTGCGCTTCTGCATAACGAAGACGTCAGGAAAAATCTGCTGCTTACTTTTAAAGAAGACTTTAGAGTGTTACAGACATTTTC TTTTGAGAAGGCAGAAATGGATATCCCCTTCTCTTGTGATATTACCTGCTTTAATGGGGGTGATGATAAACCATATGATTTACAAG GTTGGCAAGAACTAACAAGTGGAGATACATCCTTTTATGAGCTTCCTGGAGGTCACTTTTATCTGCTAGAACCCTCTAATGAAATTTTCTTGACAAAACACATAACAAGATGCATAGAAAATGCTGGTCTATGA